Proteins encoded by one window of Puntigrus tetrazona isolate hp1 chromosome 17, ASM1883169v1, whole genome shotgun sequence:
- the traf3 gene encoding TNF receptor-associated factor 3 isoform X1, with protein MSAGRNVEQQIALQQRPPSLAMPSMAQRPRPEPGILPLHGGFRDHFVTTPEAKYRCESCRLVLCIPRQTECGHRFCETCITELLSKPNPVCPADLEPLFEDKIFRDVCCNREIMALKVYCRSEKNGCKEQMSLQQVMDHLEVCQYFEVPCPLGKCKEKMMRKDMSEHLSLKCKHREITCEFCNHKMALTELQKHKDTVCPAFPVACPNHCSFSSILRSELSSHQHDCPKAQVTCSFIRYGCSFKGLNQEMREHESSCAPEHLKMMVARNTTLEAKVEDIKGELMERYKVLPSLSSRLAEVETQYEEMREKHRQLEQKLVSMQMLMSAHSEKLLEVEMELRELRPLRAMREEVEALRGSVESMRSIVSSLDSGRVGSSSGSHTLGSLEQQLSRHDDMMSVHDIRLAEMDLKLQVLETASFNGTLIWKIRDYKRRKQEAVASKTLSLYSQPFYTGYFGYKMCARVYLNGDGMGKGTHLSLFFVVMRGEYDALLPWPFKQKVTLMLMDQGPARKHLGDAFKPDPNSSSFRRPTGEMNIASGCPLFVAQTVLENGTYIKDDTIFIKVTVDTSDLPDP; from the exons ATGTCCGCAGGGCGTAATGTGGAACAGCAGATTGCCCTGCAGCAGCGTCCTCCATCTCTCGCTATGCCCTCCATGGCCCAGCGGCCCAGGCCCGAGCCAGGCATCTTGCCCCTGCACGGCGGATTTAGGGACCACTTTGTCACGACGCCTGAGGCCAAGTACCGCTGCGAGTCTTGCAGACTTGTGCTCTGTATCCCTCGGCAAACCGAGTGTGGACATCGTTTCTGCGAGACCTGCATCACAGAGCTGCTCAG taagcCTAACCCAGTTTGTCCAGCCGATCTAGAACCACTCTTTGAAGATAAG ATATTCCGGGATGTTTGCTGCAATAGGGAAATTATGGCTCTGAAGGTCTACTGCCGAAGTGAGAAAAATGGATGTAAAGAACAAATGAGTTTACAGCAGGTCATG GACCACTTGGAAGTTTGTCAATACTTCGAGGTGCCGTGCCCCTTGGGAAAGTGTAAGGAGAAGATGATGAGGAAAGACATGTCTGAGCACTTAAGCCTCAAATGCAAACACCGAGAGATCACCTGTGAATTCTGCAATCACAAGATGGCCCTCACCGAGTTACAG aaacacaaagacacagTTTGTCCTGCATTTCCTGTAGCATGCCCTAATCACTGCTCGTTTTCTTCCATTCTGAGAAGTGAG CTGTCCAGTCATCAGCATGACTGTCCAAAGGCCCAAGTGACATGCTCTTTTATTCGCTACGGATGCTCCTTTAAG ggGCTGAATCAAGAGATGAGGGAACACGAGTCCAGTTGTGCGCCTGAGCACCTGAAAATGATGGTGGCCAGAAACACCACATTAGAGGCCAAG gtagaGGATATTAAGGGCGAGCTGATGGAGCGTTATAAAGTTCTGCCCAGCCTCAGCAGTCGTCTTGCTGAGGTCGAGACTCAGTATGAGGAGATGAGAGAAAAGCACAGGCAGCTGGAGCAGAAGCTAGTCAGCATGCAG ATGCTGATGAGCGCTCACTCAGAGAAACTGCTTGAGGTCGAGATGGAGCTGCGGGAGCTCCGTCCGCTGCGAGCTATGAGAGAGGAGGTGGAGGCTCTGAGAGGGTCCGTGGAAAGCATGCGCTCCATTGTATCTTCTCTCGATTCGGGCCGTGTCGGTTCCAGTTCTGGTTCTCACACGCTGG GCTCCTTAGAGCAGCAGCTCTCGCGTCACGATGACATGATGAGCGTCCATGACATCCGCCTGGCTGAGATGGACCTGAAGCTGCAGGTGCTAGAGACGGCCAGCTTCAACGGTACGCTCATTTGGAAGATCCGTGACTACAAAAGACGGAAACAGGAAGCCGTGGCCTCGAAAACCCTTTCGCTCTACAGCCAGCCTTTCTACACGGGCTATTTCGGCTATAAGATGTGTGCCCGCGTCTATCTGAATGGGGACGGAATGGGTAAAGGCACGCATCTCTCGCTGTTCTTCGTTGTCATGCGCGGCGAATACGACGCCTTGCTGCCGTGGCCATTCAAACAGAAAGTAACGTTAATGCTAATGGACCAGGGGCCGGCAAGGAAACACTTAGGCGATGCCTTCAAACCGGACCCAAATAGCAGTAGCTTTCGCCGGCCCACTGGTGAAATGAACATCGCCTCGGGCTGTCCGCTCTTTGTGGCTCAGACTGTCTTAGAGAACGGGACCTACATCAAAGACGACACCATCTTCATTAAAGTGACTGTAGACACTTCCGACCTCCCGGACCCTTGA
- the traf3 gene encoding TNF receptor-associated factor 3 isoform X2 translates to MSAGRNVEQQIALQQRPPSLAMPSMAQRPRPEPGILPLHGGFRDHFVTTPEAKYRCESCRLVLCIPRQTECGHRFCETCITELLSKPNPVCPADLEPLFEDKIFRDVCCNREIMALKVYCRSEKNGCKEQMSLQQVMDHLEVCQYFEVPCPLGKCKEKMMRKDMSEHLSLKCKHREITCEFCNHKMALTELQLSSHQHDCPKAQVTCSFIRYGCSFKGLNQEMREHESSCAPEHLKMMVARNTTLEAKVEDIKGELMERYKVLPSLSSRLAEVETQYEEMREKHRQLEQKLVSMQMLMSAHSEKLLEVEMELRELRPLRAMREEVEALRGSVESMRSIVSSLDSGRVGSSSGSHTLGSLEQQLSRHDDMMSVHDIRLAEMDLKLQVLETASFNGTLIWKIRDYKRRKQEAVASKTLSLYSQPFYTGYFGYKMCARVYLNGDGMGKGTHLSLFFVVMRGEYDALLPWPFKQKVTLMLMDQGPARKHLGDAFKPDPNSSSFRRPTGEMNIASGCPLFVAQTVLENGTYIKDDTIFIKVTVDTSDLPDP, encoded by the exons ATGTCCGCAGGGCGTAATGTGGAACAGCAGATTGCCCTGCAGCAGCGTCCTCCATCTCTCGCTATGCCCTCCATGGCCCAGCGGCCCAGGCCCGAGCCAGGCATCTTGCCCCTGCACGGCGGATTTAGGGACCACTTTGTCACGACGCCTGAGGCCAAGTACCGCTGCGAGTCTTGCAGACTTGTGCTCTGTATCCCTCGGCAAACCGAGTGTGGACATCGTTTCTGCGAGACCTGCATCACAGAGCTGCTCAG taagcCTAACCCAGTTTGTCCAGCCGATCTAGAACCACTCTTTGAAGATAAG ATATTCCGGGATGTTTGCTGCAATAGGGAAATTATGGCTCTGAAGGTCTACTGCCGAAGTGAGAAAAATGGATGTAAAGAACAAATGAGTTTACAGCAGGTCATG GACCACTTGGAAGTTTGTCAATACTTCGAGGTGCCGTGCCCCTTGGGAAAGTGTAAGGAGAAGATGATGAGGAAAGACATGTCTGAGCACTTAAGCCTCAAATGCAAACACCGAGAGATCACCTGTGAATTCTGCAATCACAAGATGGCCCTCACCGAGTTACAG CTGTCCAGTCATCAGCATGACTGTCCAAAGGCCCAAGTGACATGCTCTTTTATTCGCTACGGATGCTCCTTTAAG ggGCTGAATCAAGAGATGAGGGAACACGAGTCCAGTTGTGCGCCTGAGCACCTGAAAATGATGGTGGCCAGAAACACCACATTAGAGGCCAAG gtagaGGATATTAAGGGCGAGCTGATGGAGCGTTATAAAGTTCTGCCCAGCCTCAGCAGTCGTCTTGCTGAGGTCGAGACTCAGTATGAGGAGATGAGAGAAAAGCACAGGCAGCTGGAGCAGAAGCTAGTCAGCATGCAG ATGCTGATGAGCGCTCACTCAGAGAAACTGCTTGAGGTCGAGATGGAGCTGCGGGAGCTCCGTCCGCTGCGAGCTATGAGAGAGGAGGTGGAGGCTCTGAGAGGGTCCGTGGAAAGCATGCGCTCCATTGTATCTTCTCTCGATTCGGGCCGTGTCGGTTCCAGTTCTGGTTCTCACACGCTGG GCTCCTTAGAGCAGCAGCTCTCGCGTCACGATGACATGATGAGCGTCCATGACATCCGCCTGGCTGAGATGGACCTGAAGCTGCAGGTGCTAGAGACGGCCAGCTTCAACGGTACGCTCATTTGGAAGATCCGTGACTACAAAAGACGGAAACAGGAAGCCGTGGCCTCGAAAACCCTTTCGCTCTACAGCCAGCCTTTCTACACGGGCTATTTCGGCTATAAGATGTGTGCCCGCGTCTATCTGAATGGGGACGGAATGGGTAAAGGCACGCATCTCTCGCTGTTCTTCGTTGTCATGCGCGGCGAATACGACGCCTTGCTGCCGTGGCCATTCAAACAGAAAGTAACGTTAATGCTAATGGACCAGGGGCCGGCAAGGAAACACTTAGGCGATGCCTTCAAACCGGACCCAAATAGCAGTAGCTTTCGCCGGCCCACTGGTGAAATGAACATCGCCTCGGGCTGTCCGCTCTTTGTGGCTCAGACTGTCTTAGAGAACGGGACCTACATCAAAGACGACACCATCTTCATTAAAGTGACTGTAGACACTTCCGACCTCCCGGACCCTTGA
- the rcor1 gene encoding REST corepressor 1 isoform X2 produces the protein MPAMLEKGTAEISGKRRGRNSVNNPTKSFTSNGNSNNSWEEGSSGSSSDDEHGGMRVGPQYQAVVPDYDPEVAKASQERDNLGMLVWFPNPSIPEAKLDEYIAIAKEKHGYNMEQALGMLFWHKHNIEKSLADLPNFTPFPDEWTVEDKVLFEQGFSFHGKTFHRIQQMLPDKSIASLVRFYYSWKKTRSKTSVMDRHARKQKRDREESDEEGEENSCTSPGDAEFEPNKDEKKEGTSGPEKQESKPAVVQKPANLAEKSLHVKKEVQGLAGRNLHRAKKKPPKGMHLNADDVAAMSSSGPAAVSVLRQLDMELIAIKRQIQSIKQHNSALREKLDTGVDEFRPSEANQKFNTRWTTEEQLLAVQAIRKYGRDFQAISDVIGNKSVVQVKNFFVNYRRRFNLDEVLQEWEAEHGVEGRKGLDEEKMEVSSEEGTTLGPSENQAEEPTAMETQNPSVS, from the exons ATGCCTGCGATGCTGGAGAAGGGCACCGCTGAGATATCGGGTAAAAGAAGGGGCAGAAACTCTGTGAATAATCCGACCAAAAGTTTTACTTCAAACGGGAACAGCAACAATTCATGGGAGGAAGGAAGTTCGGGTTCCTCAAGTGATGACGAGCATG GCGGGATGCGAGTTGGACCGCAGTATCAGGCAGTTGTTCCCGATTATGATCCTG AAGTAGCAAAGGCAAGCCAAGAGAGAGATAACCTGGGAATGCTGGTGTGGTTTCCAAATCCAAGTATACCAGAGGCCAAAT TGGATGAGTACATTGCAATAGCCAAAGAAAAACACGGGTACAATATGGAGCAG GCATTGGGCATGCTGTTTTGGCACAAACACAACATTGAAAAATCTTTGGCAGATCTTCCCAACTTCACCCCTTTTCCAGATGAGTGGACGGTTGAAGACAAGGTGCTGTTTGAACAAGGTTTCAGCTTTCACGGAAAGACATTTCACCGCATCCAGCAGATG CTTCCAGACAAGTCAATTGCAAGCCTGGTTAGATTCTATTACTCGTGGAAGAAAACGCGCAGTAAAACGAGTGTGATGGACCGCCATGCGCGCAaacagaagagagacagagaggagag TGATGAGGAAGGAGAAGAAAATAGTTGCACCTCTCCAGGGGATGCTGAATTTGAGCCAAATAAGGATGAGAAGAAAGAG ggaacATCTGGACCTGAGAAACAAGAGTCAAAACCTGCAGTTGTGCAGAAg CCAGCAAATCTTGCAGAAAAGTCATTGCATGTTAAGAAAGAAGTACAGGGACTTGCTGGGAGGAATCTACACCGGGCAAAGAAGAAACCGCCTAAAGGAATGCATTTAAACGCCGATGATGTGGCGGCGATGTCTAGCAGCGGCCCGGCTGCAGTTAGTGTTCTGAGACAGCTGGATATGGAGCTCATTGCCATAAAACGGCAG ATTCAGAgcattaaacagcacaacagtGCCCTCAGAGAAAAGCTGGACACGGGCGTGGATGAGTTTAGGCCATCTGAg GCTAATCAGAAATTTAATACCCGCTGGACCACAGAAGAGCAGCTGCTTGCAGTACAAG CTATAAGGAAGTACGGCCGGGATTTCCAAGCCATTTCTGATGTGATCGGCAACAAGTCTGTGGTTCAAGTGAAAAATTTCTTTGTGAATTACCGGCGTCGCTTCAACCTGGACGAAGTACTGCAGGAGTGGGAGGCCGAGCACGGCGTGGAGGGACGTAAGGGTTTAGATGAAGAGAAGATGGAGGTGTCATCCGAAGAGGGAACCACCCTTGGACCTTCAGAAAACCAGGCAGAG GAACCGACGGCAATGGAAACACAAAACCCCTCAGTTTCCTGA
- the rcor1 gene encoding REST corepressor 1 isoform X1 yields MPAMLEKGTAEISGKRRGRNSVNNPTKSFTSNGNSNNSWEEGSSGSSSDDEHGAGGMRVGPQYQAVVPDYDPEVAKASQERDNLGMLVWFPNPSIPEAKLDEYIAIAKEKHGYNMEQALGMLFWHKHNIEKSLADLPNFTPFPDEWTVEDKVLFEQGFSFHGKTFHRIQQMLPDKSIASLVRFYYSWKKTRSKTSVMDRHARKQKRDREESDEEGEENSCTSPGDAEFEPNKDEKKEGTSGPEKQESKPAVVQKPANLAEKSLHVKKEVQGLAGRNLHRAKKKPPKGMHLNADDVAAMSSSGPAAVSVLRQLDMELIAIKRQIQSIKQHNSALREKLDTGVDEFRPSEANQKFNTRWTTEEQLLAVQAIRKYGRDFQAISDVIGNKSVVQVKNFFVNYRRRFNLDEVLQEWEAEHGVEGRKGLDEEKMEVSSEEGTTLGPSENQAEEPTAMETQNPSVS; encoded by the exons ATGCCTGCGATGCTGGAGAAGGGCACCGCTGAGATATCGGGTAAAAGAAGGGGCAGAAACTCTGTGAATAATCCGACCAAAAGTTTTACTTCAAACGGGAACAGCAACAATTCATGGGAGGAAGGAAGTTCGGGTTCCTCAAGTGATGACGAGCATG GTGCAGGCGGGATGCGAGTTGGACCGCAGTATCAGGCAGTTGTTCCCGATTATGATCCTG AAGTAGCAAAGGCAAGCCAAGAGAGAGATAACCTGGGAATGCTGGTGTGGTTTCCAAATCCAAGTATACCAGAGGCCAAAT TGGATGAGTACATTGCAATAGCCAAAGAAAAACACGGGTACAATATGGAGCAG GCATTGGGCATGCTGTTTTGGCACAAACACAACATTGAAAAATCTTTGGCAGATCTTCCCAACTTCACCCCTTTTCCAGATGAGTGGACGGTTGAAGACAAGGTGCTGTTTGAACAAGGTTTCAGCTTTCACGGAAAGACATTTCACCGCATCCAGCAGATG CTTCCAGACAAGTCAATTGCAAGCCTGGTTAGATTCTATTACTCGTGGAAGAAAACGCGCAGTAAAACGAGTGTGATGGACCGCCATGCGCGCAaacagaagagagacagagaggagag TGATGAGGAAGGAGAAGAAAATAGTTGCACCTCTCCAGGGGATGCTGAATTTGAGCCAAATAAGGATGAGAAGAAAGAG ggaacATCTGGACCTGAGAAACAAGAGTCAAAACCTGCAGTTGTGCAGAAg CCAGCAAATCTTGCAGAAAAGTCATTGCATGTTAAGAAAGAAGTACAGGGACTTGCTGGGAGGAATCTACACCGGGCAAAGAAGAAACCGCCTAAAGGAATGCATTTAAACGCCGATGATGTGGCGGCGATGTCTAGCAGCGGCCCGGCTGCAGTTAGTGTTCTGAGACAGCTGGATATGGAGCTCATTGCCATAAAACGGCAG ATTCAGAgcattaaacagcacaacagtGCCCTCAGAGAAAAGCTGGACACGGGCGTGGATGAGTTTAGGCCATCTGAg GCTAATCAGAAATTTAATACCCGCTGGACCACAGAAGAGCAGCTGCTTGCAGTACAAG CTATAAGGAAGTACGGCCGGGATTTCCAAGCCATTTCTGATGTGATCGGCAACAAGTCTGTGGTTCAAGTGAAAAATTTCTTTGTGAATTACCGGCGTCGCTTCAACCTGGACGAAGTACTGCAGGAGTGGGAGGCCGAGCACGGCGTGGAGGGACGTAAGGGTTTAGATGAAGAGAAGATGGAGGTGTCATCCGAAGAGGGAACCACCCTTGGACCTTCAGAAAACCAGGCAGAG GAACCGACGGCAATGGAAACACAAAACCCCTCAGTTTCCTGA
- the ankrd9 gene encoding LOW QUALITY PROTEIN: ankyrin repeat domain-containing protein 9 (The sequence of the model RefSeq protein was modified relative to this genomic sequence to represent the inferred CDS: inserted 1 base in 1 codon) — translation MPLDLGMYESRADYKSPKQCXKTSFAFYQAVRDLLPVWVLEDMRTMEVFHWEDDGQACAYSPSEAFLYALVHDHQQYASYLLNRFSTRALEMPSRSFCCCQASTAPHLAIAVRYNRVNILKMIVATIKDLTDCERRSYLNSHGCVHTDGSKTALHLACDLVRPECLVLLLGHGACPYATDLTGNTPLDCLLSQICQSGFDMRTKRICLGYLILFMPTFRFRMKRQLQDSGDAWRALVGEQAFQWLSGSSPPSLFVQAMQKLSQSIPTDQLDSLPDFLKPLDFRLDQA, via the exons ATGCCTTTGGATCTGGGGATGTACGAGAGCCGCGCGGATTATAAATCCCCGAAACAAT CAAAAACCTCGTTCGCATTTTATCAGGCCGTGCGGGACCTGTTGCCGGTGTGGGTCCTGGAGGACATGCGGACCATGGAGGTGTTTCACTGGGAAGACGACGGACAGGCGTGCGCGTACTCTCCGTCAGAGGCGTTTCTGTACGCGCTGGTACACGATCACCAGCAGTACGCGAGTTATTTACTCAACAGGTTCTCCACCCGCGCTCTGGAGATGCCCAGCAGAAGCTTCTGCTGCTGCCAGGCTTCCACCGCGCCGCACCTGGCCATAGCCGTCCGCTACAACCGCGTCAACATCCTGAAAATGATCGTGGCCACCATCAAAGACTTGACGGACTGCGAGAGACGGAGCTACCTGAACAGTCACGGATGCGTCCACACCGACGGCAGCAAAACCGCGCTGCATCTCGCGTGTGATCTGGTGCGTCCCGAGTGCTTGGTGCTGCTGCTGGGTCACGGCGCGTGTCCTTACGCAACGGACCTGACAGGGAACACCCCCTTGGACTGCTTACTCAGCCAGATCTGCCAGAGCGGCTTTGACATGCGGACGAAGCGCATCTGCCTCGGCTACCTCATTTTATTCATGCCCACATTTCGCTTCCGGATGAAGAGACAGTTGCAGGACAGTGGCGACGCGTGGAGGGCGCTCGTAGGAGAGCAGGCCTTCCAGTGGCTTTCCGGATCGTCGCCCCCTTCGCTGTTCGTTCAGGCCATGCAGAAGCTCAGCCAGTCCATTCCCACAGACCAGCTGGACTCACTGCCGGACTTTCTGAAGCCCCTGGACTTCAGACTGGATCAAGCTTAA